Proteins found in one Thalassomonas actiniarum genomic segment:
- a CDS encoding GGDEF domain-containing protein, giving the protein MKKAKQLTRLARSLILSFSFMCSLLAFGQVFASDQPQPSPADSFAGKTLPLNIVNAEQVQYQSGGFDSDKNASEKVLNRLPGEAAILTLVFITALLLALWYRWRIKSLYSHAQLLARLVQERTQALKQANLKLEKLACVDALTNTCNRRQFIVQAEKEFERFYRSQHHFSVLRAEIDNFHGINEDYGFACGDYVLAEVARVLKQRLRCGDILARWAGKEFIILLPETGLEGGEIVGKKICQAILAADFCYQSKPIAITLSLGAVQIELGESLDTCVQRADKALSQACEHGGGQVIALSAVAQVQSRKKICHHYG; this is encoded by the coding sequence ATGAAAAAAGCAAAGCAGTTAACACGTCTTGCCCGTTCGCTCATTTTATCTTTTAGTTTCATGTGCTCCTTATTGGCTTTTGGGCAAGTGTTTGCCTCTGACCAACCGCAGCCCTCTCCAGCTGACTCCTTTGCCGGGAAAACTTTGCCGCTAAACATAGTTAATGCTGAGCAAGTGCAATATCAATCCGGGGGCTTTGACAGCGATAAAAATGCCAGTGAAAAAGTGCTCAACCGCCTGCCGGGGGAGGCTGCAATCTTAACCCTGGTTTTTATTACCGCCTTATTGCTGGCTTTATGGTATCGCTGGCGTATCAAGAGCTTGTATAGCCATGCCCAATTATTGGCTCGTTTAGTACAGGAACGCACACAAGCCCTTAAACAGGCAAACCTGAAACTGGAAAAACTCGCCTGTGTCGATGCTTTGACCAACACCTGTAATCGCCGTCAGTTTATCGTGCAGGCGGAAAAGGAATTTGAACGTTTCTATCGCAGTCAGCATCATTTTTCCGTGCTCAGGGCTGAAATCGATAACTTTCACGGTATTAATGAAGATTATGGCTTTGCCTGCGGTGATTATGTGCTGGCGGAAGTTGCCCGCGTATTAAAGCAGCGCCTGCGCTGCGGAGATATATTAGCCCGCTGGGCAGGCAAAGAATTCATTATTTTATTGCCTGAGACCGGGTTGGAGGGAGGTGAAATCGTCGGGAAAAAAATTTGCCAGGCGATTCTAGCCGCCGACTTTTGCTACCAGAGCAAGCCAATTGCGATAACCTTGAGTTTAGGAGCTGTGCAAATAGAGCTCGGGGAGTCCTTAGACACCTGTGTACAAAGAGCCGACAAGGCCCTTAGCCAAGCCTGTGAACATGGCGGCGGACAAGTTATTGCGCTGTCTGCCGTGGCTCAGGTACAAAGTCGTAAGAAAATTTGCCATCATTATGGTTAA
- a CDS encoding alkaline phosphatase D family protein has protein sequence MSEIIFGPLLGLENDQLYSFCVLTRSGSPLQLKIADKLYPAKCLAQTPSGFFWRAEVDIPLTETSQQLSYSWHNDDGPALCTQDTVSSWAFTVPGSSESVNIAYASCNGFHHPRDKDKEKFDYALWHKMHLEQKQQPYHLLIMGGDQIYADELPMSPSAPHLNLWFKSSEKQKRQTFDSPQIHQELEQLFERQYFNTWGQTDIAAMLASIPSIMMWDDHDIIDGWGSYPEQKQQCPVFQAIFHWANIYFRLFQLRGMQEPLLNDKHHASYCILFRRQLIVAMDNRSERQIKRIMNKDHWQLIHNKVDELKPDADNIFLLSAVPVVYPDFERIEKFIGFIPYARQWQDDIRDHWRASGHRKERAQMIRWLLSEPMQSFRQRFILSGDVHVGGFGQLCRNKKQKKAGSPPLNWYQAISSGIVNYPPKSWAWPILRFFMDSGREHKKGQGGWFCRLFRLGNKDKLLRERNYLQLRIQENTSLLSWKTEKGDIKREIKE, from the coding sequence TTGTCTGAAATAATATTTGGTCCCTTGCTTGGCCTGGAAAACGACCAGCTATACAGTTTTTGTGTCCTAACCCGAAGCGGTTCGCCACTACAGCTTAAAATTGCAGACAAGTTATATCCGGCAAAATGCCTGGCCCAGACCCCTTCGGGGTTTTTCTGGCGGGCAGAAGTCGACATTCCGCTCACGGAAACAAGCCAACAGCTAAGTTATAGCTGGCACAATGATGACGGACCGGCCCTGTGCACACAAGATACTGTGTCCAGCTGGGCTTTTACCGTCCCCGGCAGCAGTGAGTCAGTCAATATCGCATATGCCAGCTGCAACGGCTTTCACCACCCCAGGGATAAAGACAAAGAAAAATTCGATTATGCCTTATGGCATAAAATGCATCTTGAACAAAAGCAGCAGCCCTATCATTTGCTGATCATGGGGGGGGACCAAATTTATGCCGATGAATTACCTATGTCTCCTTCGGCGCCCCATTTAAATCTCTGGTTTAAATCATCGGAAAAACAAAAACGGCAAACCTTTGACAGCCCGCAAATCCATCAGGAGCTGGAACAGCTCTTTGAGCGCCAGTACTTTAATACCTGGGGACAAACGGATATTGCCGCCATGCTGGCATCGATACCCAGCATTATGATGTGGGATGATCATGATATCATCGACGGCTGGGGCTCATATCCGGAACAAAAGCAGCAATGCCCGGTTTTTCAGGCGATTTTTCACTGGGCGAATATTTATTTTCGCTTATTTCAGTTGCGGGGCATGCAAGAGCCGCTGCTAAACGACAAGCATCATGCCAGCTATTGCATCCTCTTTCGCCGTCAGCTTATTGTCGCTATGGACAACCGCAGTGAACGGCAAATAAAACGCATTATGAATAAAGATCACTGGCAGCTTATTCATAACAAAGTCGATGAGCTCAAACCCGATGCCGATAATATTTTCTTGCTCAGCGCCGTGCCTGTGGTTTATCCCGACTTTGAGCGGATAGAGAAATTCATCGGTTTTATCCCTTATGCCAGACAATGGCAGGATGATATTCGCGATCATTGGCGTGCCAGCGGTCATAGAAAAGAAAGGGCGCAAATGATCCGCTGGTTATTATCTGAGCCGATGCAAAGCTTCAGGCAAAGATTTATTCTCTCGGGAGATGTCCATGTCGGCGGCTTCGGTCAGCTCTGCCGTAATAAAAAGCAGAAAAAAGCGGGAAGCCCCCCGCTGAACTGGTATCAGGCGATCAGCTCCGGCATCGTCAACTACCCGCCGAAAAGCTGGGCCTGGCCGATTTTACGCTTTTTTATGGACAGCGGCAGGGAGCATAAAAAAGGCCAAGGGGGCTGGTTCTGCCGGTTGTTCCGCCTCGGTAATAAAGACAAATTGTTAAGGGAGCGCAATTACCTGCAGTTGCGAATACAAGAAAACACCAGTTTGTTATCCTGGAAAACCGAAAAAGGGGATATCAAACGCGAGATCAAAGAATAA
- a CDS encoding DUF808 domain-containing protein — protein MAGSSLLALIDDIATVLDDIAALSKVAAKKTAGVLGDDLALNAEQASGVKADRELPVVWAVAKGSFLNKLILVPAALLISAFYPPLITVLLVLGGLFLCFEGFEKVFEKLFHRESAGQAHQEKLKLLAESDTDLVAVEQEKIRGAIRTDFVLSAEIVVIVLGTLQEQTFEMQLMVLSALAIAITVGVYGLVALIVKIDDLGLYLLRKSVSGSFNSLQRFAGRSLLIFAPNMMKMLTIVGTIAMFLVGGGILVHSFHALSEQITALVAQLAVTLGSFSSAVLPIVFEGIVGLIAGGLVLLMMTIASKGWNKVKN, from the coding sequence TTGGCCGGTTCGAGTTTATTGGCATTAATTGATGATATTGCCACGGTATTAGATGACATTGCGGCGCTTTCGAAAGTGGCGGCGAAAAAAACAGCGGGTGTGTTGGGGGATGATCTGGCATTAAATGCCGAGCAGGCCTCGGGCGTAAAAGCCGATCGTGAATTGCCGGTTGTCTGGGCGGTGGCGAAAGGTTCATTTCTCAATAAACTGATTTTGGTGCCGGCAGCCTTGCTGATCAGCGCCTTTTATCCGCCGCTAATTACGGTTTTACTGGTGCTTGGCGGTTTATTCCTGTGTTTTGAGGGCTTTGAAAAAGTTTTTGAAAAGTTGTTTCACCGGGAAAGCGCTGGGCAGGCCCATCAGGAAAAACTCAAGTTACTGGCTGAGAGCGACACAGATCTGGTGGCGGTGGAGCAGGAGAAAATCCGCGGCGCCATCAGGACAGATTTTGTGTTATCGGCGGAAATTGTTGTTATTGTTTTGGGTACGCTGCAGGAGCAAACTTTTGAGATGCAGCTGATGGTGTTGTCGGCACTGGCTATAGCGATCACCGTCGGTGTTTATGGCCTGGTGGCGCTGATTGTCAAAATAGATGATTTGGGCCTGTATCTGCTGAGAAAGTCGGTGTCCGGCTCCTTTAACTCCCTGCAACGTTTCGCGGGCCGCAGTTTATTGATTTTTGCCCCTAACATGATGAAGATGTTAACCATAGTCGGTACTATTGCCATGTTTTTAGTGGGGGGAGGCATATTAGTGCATAGTTTTCATGCCCTGAGCGAGCAAATTACTGCTTTGGTAGCGCAGCTGGCCGTGACCCTGGGGAGTTTTTCAAGCGCAGTCTTGCCAATCGTTTTTGAGGGCATAGTAGGGCTTATTGCCGGTGGTTTGGTATTGCTGATGATGACAATAGCCAGTAAGGGCTGGAATAAGGTTAAAAATTAG
- a CDS encoding M35 family metallo-endopeptidase has translation MKYLSTLALSGLSLFALQVNAAQLDAVVDVQSSTAGNVSATLTITNNGQATEKILSWYTDLEEEKIFHVLRDGVEVEFMGPHYKRHAPTAKDFIKLKSGQSLSRSFELTSLYDMSEAGNYEISYDVSSLHLFSNDQPTTQESGINKVKSANVERLSSNASYLWLDGVQSKGLAKVSKKPGGSTECIDGTCFSGRCSNSEKNSIFSALDAADQMANDAVAYLNSHSASNTSARYETWFGEATNSRYNTAASNFDAINDAIDNESITFDCSCNQSYFAYVYPNQPYKVYLCRAFWSARETGTDSRAGTIIHELSHFNVVAGTDDVVYGQSGAKSLAISNPNQALNNADSHEYFAENTPYQN, from the coding sequence ATGAAATATCTTTCAACCCTCGCACTATCGGGCCTTTCACTGTTTGCTTTGCAGGTAAATGCCGCCCAGCTCGATGCCGTCGTGGATGTTCAAAGCAGCACCGCCGGCAATGTCAGCGCCACCTTAACCATCACCAATAACGGCCAGGCGACAGAAAAAATCCTCAGCTGGTATACCGACTTAGAAGAAGAAAAAATCTTTCACGTGCTAAGAGACGGGGTAGAAGTTGAATTTATGGGGCCCCACTATAAACGTCATGCCCCGACGGCAAAAGACTTTATCAAGTTAAAATCCGGCCAGTCCCTTAGCCGCAGTTTTGAACTGACCTCCCTGTATGACATGAGCGAAGCGGGCAACTATGAGATCAGTTACGATGTCAGCTCGCTGCACCTGTTTAGCAACGATCAACCGACAACTCAGGAGAGCGGCATCAACAAGGTGAAAAGTGCCAACGTTGAACGCCTGTCTTCCAATGCCTCATACCTGTGGCTGGACGGCGTGCAATCCAAAGGCTTGGCTAAGGTCAGTAAAAAACCAGGCGGCAGCACCGAATGTATCGACGGCACCTGTTTTAGCGGCCGCTGCAGCAACAGTGAAAAAAACAGCATTTTCAGCGCGCTCGATGCCGCCGATCAAATGGCTAACGACGCCGTTGCTTACCTGAACTCTCACTCCGCCAGTAATACTTCGGCCCGATATGAGACCTGGTTTGGCGAAGCCACCAACAGCCGCTACAATACCGCGGCAAGTAATTTTGACGCCATTAATGACGCCATAGACAACGAGTCCATCACTTTTGACTGCAGTTGTAACCAGTCTTACTTTGCCTATGTCTATCCTAACCAGCCTTATAAAGTTTACCTGTGCCGGGCATTTTGGAGCGCCCGTGAAACAGGCACAGATTCACGTGCGGGCACTATCATCCATGAGCTGAGCCATTTTAATGTCGTTGCAGGCACAGATGATGTGGTTTACGGTCAGTCCGGTGCGAAAAGCCTGGCAATTTCCAACCCGAACCAGGCATTAAACAATGCCGACAGCCATGAATACTTTGCTGAAAATACCCCGTACCAGAATTAA
- a CDS encoding NADPH-dependent FMN reductase yields MKLLIVSGSQRTPSQSAKVAGYLSRVATQFSETHHIELCRYHLPFWDGEQESKTDESSSWPLLSARIREADALILITPEWGGMATPILKNFLLMCDMQEVAHKPVLLVSVVNGISGAYPIAELRMNALKNNKLVAVPDHLIIRNVEEMLNDNKSPQSKLNLAATSFETEQTARRDSALKARINYSLHMLYQYSQALSAIRHQHLHKPYPKQQEYRYGM; encoded by the coding sequence ATGAAATTACTTATCGTCAGCGGCAGCCAGAGAACTCCCTCCCAAAGTGCAAAAGTCGCCGGTTACCTCAGCCGGGTAGCCACGCAGTTCAGCGAAACACACCATATTGAATTATGCCGCTACCACTTACCTTTCTGGGATGGCGAGCAGGAAAGTAAAACCGATGAAAGCAGCAGCTGGCCCCTGCTCAGTGCCAGGATCAGGGAAGCCGATGCGCTGATCCTGATCACCCCGGAATGGGGAGGCATGGCGACACCGATATTAAAAAACTTCTTATTGATGTGTGATATGCAGGAAGTTGCCCATAAACCTGTGTTGCTGGTTTCTGTGGTCAACGGCATCAGCGGCGCTTACCCGATAGCCGAATTAAGAATGAATGCCTTAAAAAATAATAAACTGGTGGCAGTGCCCGATCATTTGATCATTCGCAATGTCGAGGAAATGCTTAACGACAATAAATCGCCGCAGAGCAAACTTAACCTAGCAGCCACATCCTTTGAAACCGAACAGACAGCAAGGCGGGATTCAGCCCTTAAAGCGCGGATCAACTACAGTTTGCACATGTTATATCAGTACAGCCAGGCATTATCCGCCATACGGCACCAGCATCTGCACAAGCCCTATCCCAAACAACAGGAATACAGATACGGCATGTAA
- a CDS encoding VOC family protein — protein sequence MLHLEHINLVVTDIPKALRFYQAAFPHWQVRGGGEGSWSGKPRNWLHFGDDYQYICFNDDGTGENRDLSGHQVGLAHFAFVTQNLDAIIRRLQQAGFEIDKPGAEDAYRKNVYFKDPDGFEVEFVEYLSDLPGERNRY from the coding sequence ATGTTACATCTTGAACATATAAATTTAGTGGTTACCGATATCCCCAAAGCCCTGCGCTTTTATCAGGCCGCCTTTCCCCATTGGCAAGTGCGCGGCGGCGGTGAAGGCAGCTGGTCCGGCAAACCCAGAAACTGGCTGCATTTTGGCGATGACTACCAATATATCTGCTTCAATGACGACGGCACAGGGGAAAACCGTGATCTGAGCGGACATCAGGTTGGCCTGGCGCACTTTGCTTTTGTCACCCAAAACCTTGATGCCATCATCCGGCGGTTACAGCAGGCCGGATTTGAAATAGATAAACCCGGCGCAGAAGATGCCTACCGCAAGAATGTCTATTTCAAAGACCCCGATGGCTTTGAGGTCGAGTTTGTCGAATATCTCAGCGACCTGCCCGGAGAAAGAAACCGCTATTAA
- a CDS encoding tRNA-queuosine alpha-mannosyltransferase domain-containing protein has product MRILLLSAYDAVSHQYWRKGLVEQFPEYDWTVLTLPGRFFSWRVRGNSLSWAFSERKCLEQPYDLLIATSMTDLSALKGLVPSLAGVPSIVYFHENQFAYPLSGKEFSSVEPKVLSLYSALAADFVVFNTRYNKETFFNGADALLKKLPDQVPPGLIELLASKTRILPVPVLDTALTKGESQSGPLQVIWNHRWEYDKGPELLYRVMLALKQQNVRVRFHLVGQQFRDIPPVFEQLKKDCCALIATWGHVDSRREYNDLLQNSDVVLSTALHDFQGIAVLEGVAAGCVPVVPDRLAYPELFSGEFCYSDQGNEAANLAEHLAGLAGLKAQQALPRAPSVGQFCWSEQQGAYRQLLTSAAGSR; this is encoded by the coding sequence ATGCGCATCTTGTTATTGTCAGCCTATGATGCGGTAAGTCATCAATATTGGCGTAAAGGCCTGGTAGAGCAGTTTCCCGAATATGACTGGACGGTACTGACCTTGCCGGGGCGTTTTTTTTCCTGGCGGGTAAGGGGCAATAGCCTGAGCTGGGCTTTTAGTGAGCGAAAGTGCCTCGAGCAGCCTTATGATTTATTGATTGCCACTTCCATGACGGATTTGTCCGCCCTAAAAGGCCTGGTGCCTTCCCTTGCCGGGGTGCCGTCGATTGTTTACTTTCATGAAAATCAGTTTGCCTATCCGCTTTCCGGCAAAGAGTTTTCTTCGGTTGAACCTAAGGTATTAAGCCTGTATAGCGCATTGGCCGCGGATTTTGTGGTTTTTAATACCCGCTACAATAAAGAGACTTTCTTTAACGGTGCCGATGCCTTATTGAAAAAGCTGCCGGATCAGGTGCCGCCGGGGTTAATTGAGCTGTTGGCGAGCAAAACCAGGATTTTGCCTGTGCCTGTATTAGATACGGCGCTAACAAAAGGTGAAAGTCAAAGCGGCCCTTTGCAAGTCATCTGGAATCACCGCTGGGAGTACGATAAGGGGCCCGAGTTGTTATACCGGGTGATGTTGGCCCTTAAACAGCAAAACGTCCGGGTGCGTTTTCACCTGGTCGGCCAGCAATTTCGTGATATCCCGCCGGTGTTTGAGCAACTGAAAAAAGACTGCTGCGCGCTGATTGCCACCTGGGGTCATGTTGACAGCCGCCGGGAATATAATGATTTATTGCAAAATTCGGATGTGGTGTTGTCCACGGCGCTGCATGATTTTCAGGGCATTGCTGTGCTTGAAGGGGTCGCCGCCGGTTGTGTACCTGTGGTGCCGGATCGGCTGGCTTACCCGGAACTTTTTTCAGGAGAATTTTGCTACTCTGATCAAGGCAATGAAGCAGCTAACCTGGCAGAGCACCTGGCCGGGCTGGCAGGCCTTAAAGCACAGCAAGCGTTGCCGCGGGCGCCATCGGTCGGACAATTTTGCTGGTCTGAGCAACAAGGTGCTTATCGTCAGCTGTTAACCTCGGCTGCCGGGAGCCGTTAA